The genomic window ATAGAGGAGCCTAAAGAATCTACAACAAGCTCTGAATTCTGTTCCAAATATCCGGAAGGAACCATCACCCCTGCCACGCAGCGTCGGCAGCCGATGCAATTTGTTTTGTCTATCACTGCTTTACCGTTCTGCATGGATATGGCGTCCACGGGGCAGATTTCCACCCGTTCCTGCCTGGGAAAGATATTCAGGGCGGCCAGGATCTGCAAGGCTATCACGGCAACAAGTAGCAGGGTTATCAAGATCGCGGCTGGTTTTCGCATTCGCGCTCCTCGGTGTAGGTTCCCGGTTTGGGGCAGCTTTCTGCGCAGAGGCCGCAGTGGATGCAGTTGCGGTCTTGCACGAATTCATTTTCAGCGATGTTGATGTTCATGGGGCAGTTGAGCGAACACAAACCGCAGTCGGTGCAGCGTTCCAGGTTTCTTCTGATCTTTTTCCGCTGAATCCCGACCGTATCACCCAGCCATTGGAAGATGTTCATCAAAGCCGCATAAGGACAGAGGAAGCGGCACCAAACCCGATCGCTGAAACAGGAAATAAGTAATACAATGCCCAGGACCAAAATACCCGGCGCGAACAGCTTGGGCAGCAAGGAAAGAGAATAAAAGGGACAGAGCCTGATGAAGAGATAATTAAATCCCAGCAGAGTTAGAACTATTGTTATCAACAGGATGAGATACTTTAGAAAGGCCAGCTTGCGCTCCACGTACAAAGGCGACCTGTGCTTCATCCGATAACTCTTTCCCCTCAGGGAGAATAGCAGTTCCTGGACTGTTC from Candidatus Cloacimonadota bacterium includes these protein-coding regions:
- a CDS encoding 4Fe-4S binding protein, with the translated sequence MMKKSKAQTRRMIVQIASLALALGFLALVIRGTNYSIHEACPYALVCFGLSGSTFLRLGGWAIAGMVVFGFAMLVYTIFQGRKFCAWLCPLGTVQELLFSLRGKSYRMKHRSPLYVERKLAFLKYLILLITIVLTLLGFNYLFIRLCPFYSLSLLPKLFAPGILVLGIVLLISCFSDRVWCRFLCPYAALMNIFQWLGDTVGIQRKKIRRNLERCTDCGLCSLNCPMNINIAENEFVQDRNCIHCGLCAESCPKPGTYTEERECENQPRS